From Mycolicibacterium nivoides, a single genomic window includes:
- a CDS encoding trypsin-like serine protease, with product MSDVFDPDGSTAYPPAAPVNPPRRAFRRILLTVVGLVVVIVVAFVVLILWPNPTVPADQPNMTPVATGTNNDWLSFDDFVPGTAIATDSVDATTDEVDSHECTLAFLGRDATDTAIAFTAGHCRKEGFGDRPYFTRATDPDTHVELGEFTTSQTGAEPSKVVQTGKDDWADFAVIAVDPDLAEDVSPNARIAGVYRVTKVLDHHYLLNNNVTLCKFGFVSGETCGKVEVVTGTRVQADVYSAEGDSGSPAYVKLGNDEVAAVGILRGSPEGEDDYSEFTLIAPVLDATRTTLVCDPACETGQAN from the coding sequence ATGAGCGACGTTTTCGATCCGGATGGGTCCACGGCTTATCCACCGGCGGCACCGGTCAATCCGCCCCGCCGGGCGTTTCGCCGCATCCTGTTGACCGTTGTGGGGCTCGTCGTCGTCATCGTGGTGGCGTTCGTGGTCCTGATCTTGTGGCCCAATCCGACGGTGCCGGCAGATCAGCCCAACATGACTCCAGTCGCTACCGGGACGAACAACGACTGGCTGTCCTTCGACGACTTCGTGCCGGGCACCGCAATTGCCACCGACAGCGTCGATGCCACCACCGATGAAGTCGACTCCCACGAGTGCACGTTGGCGTTTCTCGGCCGCGATGCGACCGATACCGCGATCGCGTTCACCGCCGGCCACTGTCGCAAAGAGGGATTCGGTGATCGCCCGTACTTCACCCGAGCAACTGATCCGGACACCCACGTCGAATTGGGAGAGTTCACAACCAGTCAGACCGGGGCCGAACCGAGCAAGGTCGTGCAGACCGGTAAGGATGATTGGGCGGACTTCGCGGTGATCGCCGTCGATCCTGATCTGGCAGAAGATGTCTCGCCGAACGCGCGGATCGCGGGCGTGTACAGGGTGACCAAGGTTCTCGATCATCACTATCTGTTGAACAACAACGTGACCCTCTGCAAGTTCGGCTTTGTCTCCGGTGAGACGTGCGGAAAGGTCGAAGTGGTGACCGGCACGCGAGTGCAGGCGGACGTCTACTCCGCCGAGGGCGATTCGGGTTCGCCGGCGTATGTGAAGCTCGGGAATGACGAGGTCGCCGCCGTCGGGATTCTTCGTGGGTCCCCCGAGGGTGAGGACGACTACAGCGAGTTCACGCTGATCGCGCCCGTGCTCGATGCGACC
- a CDS encoding helix-turn-helix transcriptional regulator: MRQLAPRTDGTAQLLAAALNESMRLHLIDSFTERGTPSVRSDRLLGEDEQARLVDYIDGGSVELGSTVAALADQVDMTVDTFKKAFAATFHTTPRQFVLDRRIAMARALLADPSYSIADISARLGFSSTSHFTTVFKKRVGVTPAEYRPRWPK, encoded by the coding sequence ATGCGACAACTCGCACCACGAACCGACGGGACCGCGCAGCTGCTCGCCGCGGCGCTCAACGAATCGATGCGGTTGCATCTCATCGATTCGTTCACAGAGCGAGGCACTCCCAGCGTTCGTAGCGATCGCCTACTCGGCGAGGACGAGCAAGCACGGTTGGTCGACTACATCGACGGGGGCAGCGTCGAGTTGGGGAGTACCGTTGCGGCCCTGGCTGATCAGGTCGACATGACGGTCGACACGTTCAAAAAGGCATTCGCCGCGACGTTTCACACCACTCCACGCCAGTTCGTGCTCGACCGGCGGATTGCGATGGCGAGGGCACTGCTCGCCGACCCCAGCTACTCGATCGCCGACATCAGTGCCCGCCTGGGGTTCTCGAGCACCAGTCATTTCACGACGGTGTTCAAGAAGCGCGTCGGCGTGACCCCCGCCGAGTACCGGCCACGCTGGCCGAAGTAG
- a CDS encoding AraC family transcriptional regulator, which translates to MSIDVEFVDLPLRGGSADAGFLAPHHTIIVYRGGGVLAKEYELEKGQSLLVEKPKLGNAWVLPAEHRAAVLCRGATIAQYCQLTVPTAALGSQPLRPSVRRDPLLHQLIERMNSVAGRNDVLARMMQETLTETVRLHLTDQYGPPILERRSVAAPRSLDQATQTLLEEYLNDSLDSRISLAAMAELAGMPAAVFTRAFAAAFHTTPHQYLLNLRIARAQSLLASAALTMSEIAFAVGFSTPGHFSTTFKDRVGITPSQYRQQSAS; encoded by the coding sequence GTGAGCATTGATGTCGAATTTGTGGACCTGCCGCTGCGGGGTGGTTCGGCCGATGCTGGGTTCTTGGCGCCCCACCACACCATCATCGTGTATCGCGGCGGCGGAGTACTGGCCAAGGAATATGAACTGGAAAAGGGTCAGTCTCTCCTGGTTGAGAAACCGAAGTTGGGCAACGCGTGGGTTCTTCCTGCCGAACATCGCGCTGCCGTCCTGTGCCGTGGTGCCACCATCGCGCAGTATTGCCAGCTGACGGTGCCCACCGCAGCGCTGGGCTCACAGCCACTGCGCCCGTCCGTGCGCCGTGACCCTCTCTTGCATCAATTGATCGAGCGCATGAACAGCGTTGCCGGCCGCAATGACGTGCTTGCCAGGATGATGCAGGAGACATTGACCGAAACAGTGCGCCTGCACCTGACCGATCAATACGGTCCGCCGATCCTCGAGCGACGGTCGGTGGCGGCGCCCCGTTCACTCGACCAGGCGACCCAGACGTTACTGGAGGAGTACCTCAACGACAGTCTCGATTCCCGGATCAGCCTGGCCGCCATGGCCGAGTTGGCCGGAATGCCGGCCGCGGTATTCACCAGGGCCTTTGCCGCGGCGTTCCACACCACACCTCACCAATATCTGTTGAACCTACGTATCGCTCGGGCTCAGTCACTGCTGGCCAGTGCGGCGTTGACAATGTCCGAGATCGCATTCGCGGTCGGTTTCTCGACCCCCGGCCATTTCTCGACGACATTCAAGGATCGTGTGGGCATCACACCATCGCAGTACCGTCAGCAATCCGCGAGTTGA
- a CDS encoding DUF4436 family protein — MPTAITPIKGRAVRPGVRAALIGGVILVMMLAASLGMYYPTRTSENTARVSGDDTNPDRVDVTAWVTHVDTTNGTVSVSISSLEPRGSLADESGLFRDDAHLNASTSLTAVSVPVKHAEVAPNVDERFGLTGVVTDYPFDQYTATLDIRILDAVGSEVPTAITLLSTDPFFTMSSSADDAGLINLTFTRSAPTLVYALFVMVLMLGLAIAAATAAYYILRGRRGLLFPACSMMAAMLFALVPLRNAVPGNPPIGSVIDFGSFFIAEIAISVSLIASVVIGHHFERANERSKTT, encoded by the coding sequence GTGCCAACGGCGATAACACCGATCAAGGGGCGGGCGGTCAGGCCGGGCGTGCGCGCTGCGCTCATCGGCGGCGTCATTCTGGTCATGATGTTGGCGGCCAGCCTGGGTATGTACTACCCGACCCGCACAAGTGAGAACACTGCCCGGGTATCGGGGGATGACACCAATCCAGACCGGGTTGATGTGACGGCCTGGGTAACCCACGTCGACACCACCAACGGCACCGTCTCGGTGAGCATCTCCAGTCTGGAACCACGCGGTTCGCTGGCCGATGAGAGTGGCCTGTTTCGTGACGATGCCCACCTGAACGCCTCAACATCGCTGACCGCCGTGTCGGTCCCGGTCAAGCACGCCGAGGTGGCACCCAACGTCGATGAGCGTTTTGGGTTGACCGGTGTTGTCACCGACTATCCGTTCGACCAGTACACGGCGACTCTGGACATCCGCATCCTGGATGCAGTCGGCAGCGAGGTGCCCACCGCGATCACGCTTCTCAGCACCGACCCTTTCTTCACGATGAGTTCGTCTGCTGATGACGCGGGGCTGATCAATCTGACATTCACCCGAAGCGCTCCCACATTGGTATATGCCCTGTTCGTCATGGTGCTGATGCTCGGGCTCGCGATCGCCGCCGCAACGGCTGCGTATTACATCTTGCGCGGACGAAGGGGCCTGCTGTTTCCTGCATGTTCCATGATGGCGGCCATGTTGTTCGCGCTGGTGCCGTTGCGCAATGCAGTGCCGGGCAATCCGCCGATCGGGTCGGTGATCGACTTCGGCTCATTCTTCATCGCCGAGATCGCCATCTCGGTGTCCCTGATTGCCAGCGTGGTAATCGGCCACCATTTCGAGCGGGCGAACGAACGGTCCAAGACCACATAG